One Aegilops tauschii subsp. strangulata cultivar AL8/78 chromosome 7, Aet v6.0, whole genome shotgun sequence genomic window carries:
- the LOC109738830 gene encoding protein GLUTAMINE DUMPER 6, which translates to MRPIRAGEAMVAVGHGAHPAFWRTPTPYLLLGFALMMGIIAVALLVLVCTDSKPSGSSSRRGSAGEDASARGMAPLDREPKVVVIMAGDDLPSFLASARPFAFPAVNADAGEPRNADAS; encoded by the coding sequence ATGAGGCCGATCAGAGCAGGCGAGGCGATGGTGGCGGTCGGCCACGGCGCGCACCCGGCGTTCTGGAGGACGCCGACGCCGTACCTCCTCCTCGGCTTCGCGCTCATGATGGGGATCATCGCCGTGGCGCTGCTCGTCCTCGTCTGCACGGACAGCAAGCCGTCCGGGTCGTCGTCGCGGCGGGGAAGCGCCGGCGAGGACGCGTCGGCGCGCGGGATGGCGCCGCTCGACAGGGAGCCCAAGGTCGTCGTCATCATGGCCGGTGACGACTTGCCGTCCTTCCTCGCCAGCGCCAGGCCGTTCGCGTTCCCCGCCGTAAACGCCGACGCGGGGGAACCGCGAAACGCGGACGCGTCGTAG